In Yamadazyma tenuis chromosome 7, complete sequence, the sequence AAGAGATTGAAACTGCCAAGAAGGACTTTGAGTCGCGTGAGTTGAATGCGGTCGAGCAGCACGAGGTCGATAAggacaacttgatcaagaaccacgacgagttgaaggagaCCAAAAACCAGGAGCTCACTGCTGCCAAGGAGGGCCAGGAAACCACCACCCAGGAGATCGAGACCTTGCAAGAAAAAAAGACGGAGTTGGACAACTCAAACTCGGACTTATCTTCCAGGATCGACGAATTGACCAACCAGTTGACCGAAAAattgaaggttttggagaacttgaaggtggaTTTGGGCGACAAGAACGACGGAATCGCCAAGAACGTTGCCACCAAGGAAGAATTAACCACCAAGTTGCAATCGGCCAAAGAGGGTTTGTCCACAAAGAAAACCAGCCACTCAGCTTTGACAGCCGAGGTGGGTGCCTTGGCCGGTGTATTGTCTGCATACGCTGCCAAGTTGACCTTCTTGGGCAATGAGAAGGAATCCAGAACCTCACGGTTGGCGGAGGCCAAAACTGCTTTCTCCAACTGGGAGGCAGAAAAACTGGCTGCTGCCAAGGCTGTGGCATTGGAGCACGAGCGAAAGAGAGCCGAAGCACAAGAAGCAGCGGAAACCGCCAGAATCGAGCAAGAATTAGAAAGACAGCGGTtgcaagaagaagctgagACCAAGAGAGTCCAGGATGAACTTGCTAGACAAGAACGGGAAGCTCAAGAAAAGGCTGAACAGGAAAGAAAGGAAGCCGAAGAGAAGGCAGCTTtagaaaagaaggaagcCGAAGAAAAGGCTGCTttagagaagaaagaggctgaagaaaaagctgctgctgaagCCGAAGCCACCGCTCTTGCGGTGGCTGCGAAGGAAAAGGcagaaaaggaagaagaggaaagaCTCGCTCAAGAACAGGCCGAAaaggaggaagaagagagaatcAAGAGTTTACCTGAGTATCAACGTCAACAAAGAATCAAGGCCAGAGAGGCTGAGAAGCAACGGTTGGTGGAAGAACAACAGTATTATGAAAGTGTTTTCCAACGGagaaaagaaaaggaagagaGAGAGGCTCTTATTTTACAGAAGGAGATCGAAGAGTTGAAGCTcaagcagcagcaacaaaGCGAAGCCGAACGGTTGGAAGCCGAGAAAATCGCCCAAGGAAAGTTGGATGAAATCTCCCGgttgaaggaagaacaCGAGGAGAAGATAAgactctttgaagaaagattggcttttgaagaattgcaGAAGCAGAGATTGTTGGAGGAAGtcacaaacttgaagaagatcagagagttgagagaagaaaagttgagATTAGCCAATACCGTCAACAAGGACAGTAAGGTTGAGGAGGTGCAAAGGTTAATCGAAGAAAGAGAACAGGAGGTGGCCAGATTGACCAAACAAATCGAGTTGGATGACTCCGAGTTGTATAGATCTACCAAGGCCAAAatgttttcttcttcttccgtGGAAGACTCTGTTCCTGACAAGGTCCCCAAGGATGAAATCAAACTTCAATCGTCTTCCAAGGCTTTTTTAGGAACTAGCAGTGAATTACCAGATATCTCTGAGAAAGGAGCCAGTTCTAAaaaggaagaggaaaagAGCCTGAAAAAACCTCTTGCTGcggctgctgctgccaccGTGGGAGCCGCTGCTGCCACCGGTGTGGCTTCAGGtgcggctgcaaaaaatgGAAAGAGATCTAACAGTCTTAAGAAGGGCTGGAAAAAGATCTTTAGTGACTCGAAGGAAAAGCCAGTTGCAAAACCCACTTCCTCCTTAACAAAGTCTACACCAAAACCCGCTGCCAAAGCGGTCCCCGTTGCGGCTCCAAAGCCAGCTTACTCCAAAGCTTCGACTGCCCCCACCGACTCCGAATATGAATCATACTCCGAGTACGAAGAAGTCAGCGACTCTGAGTTTGACCAGCACAAGAACGATCCGGACTACTTTGAGAtctctgaagaagagttctTGAAACACAAGGCCAGGATCCAAAACTAGTTGTTTATTGTCATAGTTTGAATTTACATTTTAAAGTTTCTAATCGAAAGTGATCTTCTTACCAGAAGATGGCACAATAGCAGCACTAGCTCTTTGTGCATTCGCCAACGCCACCGAAGACTTGACTCTTGACTTGTCTTCATATTCTCTTCTGGGTCTTTTGACTGGCGGTCTATACACTGGTTCACTAGCTGTTTCACCAGTAGGTTCATGATGGTCGTTAGATTCTCCGGCAGTGCGCTCACGAGCATTAGATCTTTCTGAGTCCAAAAACCGTTTAGGTGTTCTCTTGGACCGATCTTCACCATATTCCATCCTCACGGGCCTATTTATGAGTTTACGGGTCAACGCCGACGTCAAGGCTGCGGTGGCTCCAGCCTCATCTTTaaaatccacaaatgcaaaCCCTTTGCACTTTCCCGTATCCTCAAAAGTAGCCATTCTgatcttgatgatttctcCACAGTGTCTGAAGTGctcttccaacaagtcttcGGTGGTGTCAAAACTCAAGTTTCCCACAAAGAGAATTCGTGAAGGAGGGTTTTTGCTGGCACTGATGAGCTTGTTATCAGATTTATCTGCTTCAGGTCTTCCTTCAAAGGACTGGGcatttttgatcaagagaTTCCGTccgttcaagttggtttcACTGAGCTTGATAACCTGGTTCATCTGGTCTTCTGTCTTGAAGTCGGCATAGCAGAATCCTTTGATTTTATTCTGCTTTTTAGGCAAATTAAACCGTACAatgtcatcttcttccacgTCGGTTTTGGCTTTGATATACCTCAAGATGTCTTCTCTGGTGGTATCGAACGACAAGTTCCCGATCCAAACACCGAACTTGGATCGCTCGGGCTTGGATTGTgtttcttcaccatctGCACCCTCATCGGTAGCAGGCTTTGGTGCTGGGTGCTTTTTCCTGATtttgtccaagttcaactttcctttcttcaacaatctcTGCTGCTTTTTATTCAAGGGTATATCGGCAGACAAGTCGATTTCAATCTCCTCGAGATCCGATGTGGTGCTGTCGGCCTTCTCCTGCGCCTTTctctgcttcttctccaacttgcGCTGTCTCTTTTCGTCTTTGGACTCTTTATCGCTCATGTGGAAGAATTGATTTTTCTCATCTCATCGCGATTTGCAACTAATAAATATACGTCAATTGGGTCTATATCATAAAGTCTATGCTACTGTTCGTTTTCAAGCCACAACCACTTTCGCCAGAGCTCGCCGGCCtcgttgatgatgttgtCCATAAAGTCAATCGAGTGGTTTTCCTGGGAGTCGTTTGTGATCATATTATTGTGAAGATCTGGAGAAACCAGTAATGACCCAGATGGGTCTCTGGGGGTAAGGTCGATGGTGGAGGACCGAGACGAACGTGACGATGGCTTGCTGCTTTCGTCTTCCCTCATTTTATCGAACTTCTGTTTGAAAATATGATACTTGTTCGTCAAGTTGTAGGAATTGGTAGGTAATCGAGAGAGGTACTGCCTGATCTCATGTTGATCCAACTCGATTAGAGTGTTTTCtttggacttcaacaatgccaCCGCGATAAAAACCAACTGAACATGCGGATTGACTTTGGGGAAAGGGATTTCCACCTCGTTGGCATAAATCTCTTGCGAGacgttcaagttggcaaGATTAATGAACgaattggagttgaaagTATCCAAGCTTAGGGACCAGAAAATGTCGGTGTTTCCCAACTTACTAAGTAAGTTGGCATCCAATCGGAGCTGTTCATTGTAGTCTTTGCCAGGggtcttgaacttgaatcCAAGGAGAAGATCCCAGATCTTCCCTCTGTCCAAACGGGACCATACTTTGGACCCACAAtacttcaaccaccaaatcAACCACTCGTCGTCATTAGAGCcgaacttgttcaagatctgTTCTTCACTGAAGTAATGGGCCAATTCGGgcaacaactttttgaaaatgtaGATGAAAAACGTCACTCGCTCTTCAATCGAACACCCGTTGGCAGGTAAGTTCAAAAGGGTCtcgttgttcaacatgTTGGAAGACCACTTGGATCGGTGGCCGGGCGACTGCAACTTGTTTGATGGACAGTGCAAGAGCACAAGAACAAGACGTTCGTAGACATCGTGGAACGACATGGTGGAAATGGTCTCatcatccaccaacttgtcaaGGTACAGTTTCAACTCAGGGATGTTCTCCATATAGTTCGAGTAATCTGTGAACATGTCTTTGACcgagttgttgttggtggacgACAAGTCTCTTCCCACCAATACCCAATGGGTTTTGGCGATGGGAGGGAACCATTCGGCCAACCCCAACGCTATCCACGTCAAAGCACCATCGTATTTGAGGATTTTCCCCcacttcaagaagaacttcacCACCGAGTTCTCTAATGTCTCGAAGATCTGTTTCTCGACTCGGGACTCGTCGGACTCGGTTTCTTCGCCGTCGCCCCCTTCAGGGCCGACTTTGGGttggttgttgatgctACCACCACGGGAATATTGAAGCCGgatcaagtacttgttgagGTCTTTTTTAATCATC encodes:
- the NOP13 gene encoding Nucleolar protein 13 (EggNog:ENOG503P0BK; COG:A; BUSCO:EOG092645U1); the protein is MSDKESKDEKRQRKLEKKQRKAQEKADSTTSDLEEIEIDLSADIPLNKKQQRLLKKGKLNLDKIRKKHPAPKPATDEGADGEETQSKPERSKFGVWIGNLSFDTTREDILRYIKAKTDVEEDDIVRFNLPKKQNKIKGFCYADFKTEDQMNQVIKLSETNLNGRNLLIKNAQSFEGRPEADKSDNKLISASKNPPSRILFVGNLSFDTTEDLLEEHFRHCGEIIKIRMATFEDTGKCKGFAFVDFKDEAGATAALTSALTRKLINRPVRMEYGEDRSKRTPKRFLDSERSNARERTAGESNDHHEPTGETASEPVYRPPVKRPRREYEDKSRVKSSVALANAQRASAAIVPSSGKKITFD
- the OCA5 gene encoding Protein required for Brome mosaic virus replication (EggNog:ENOG503NXSW; COG:S) is translated as MSQFDQTELADSSFSEASPDRLSFKSAKSSTASSLIADYTGSRSKKDKVKPSFNYDLDVFKLCQKYLDEKNHHGLALIARQRGLPPFLRFKIWPVLLKYHPYVVKPSIQPDNEKKDSQITEEELRQMIKKDLNKYLIRLQYSRGGSINNQPKVGPEGGDGEETESDESRVEKQIFETLENSVVKFFLKWGKILKYDGALTWIALGLAEWFPPIAKTHWVLVGRDLSSTNNNSVKDMFTDYSNYMENIPELKSYLDKLVDDETISTMSFHDVYERLVLVLLHCPSNKLQSPGHRSKWSSNMLNNETLLNLPANGCSIEERVTFFIYIFKKLLPELAHYFSEEQILNKFGSNDDEWLIWWLKYCGSKVWSRLDRGKIWDLLLGFKFKTPGKDYNEQLRLDANLLSKLGNTDIFWSLSLDTFNSNSFINLANLNVSQEIYANEVEIPFPKVNPHVQLVFIAVALLKSKENTLIELDQHEIRQYLSRLPTNSYNLTNKYHIFKQKFDKMREDESSKPSSRSSRSSTIDLTPRDPSGSLSVSPDLHNNMITNDSQENHSIDFMDNIINEAGELWRKWLWLENEQ
- a CDS encoding uncharacterized protein (EggNog:ENOG503PE76; COG:S), whose protein sequence is MSEVVESDNVSVTSSTTSKSQAGSKLKQLASADKWVSPFREGRSRNLRKEFAYNNTIKGVQVPKKFTTHPTLEAQAKKEKAAKEAAKKEEKKEVEQEEKVEEEAEGAEETEEAEGAEETEEAEEAEEAEEAEEPEEVEEVEATEATEATQTTETTEDVAKPAPTEEVEATAETETKAAELTSAPIELVVQPQTKYAPVELPNQEILDKLKDKPKLLNRYQELNAAAIGSVSKRIDDPNKIIDLGSGLKMTQKQLLEIAALRVAPVLTSINDEVSKTRNEDEIKRQEVISGKVAGHERKLKDDFNKHLSKIASKKAKFDGEITKKLGDITQKMTQNDKQAETFEATTLEEIETAKKDFESRELNAVEQHEVDKDNLIKNHDELKETKNQELTAAKEGQETTTQEIETLQEKKTELDNSNSDLSSRIDELTNQLTEKLKVLENLKVDLGDKNDGIAKNVATKEELTTKLQSAKEGLSTKKTSHSALTAEVGALAGVLSAYAAKLTFLGNEKESRTSRLAEAKTAFSNWEAEKSAAAKAVALEHERKRAEAQEAAETARIEQELERQRLQEEAETKRVQDELARQEREAQEKAEQERKEAEEKAALEKKEAEEKAALEKKEAEEKAAAEAEATALAVAAKEKAEKEEEERLAQEQAEKEEEERIKSLPEYQRQQRIKAREAEKQRLVEEQQYYESVFQRRKEKEEREALILQKEIEELKLKQQQQSEAERLEAEKIAQGKLDEISRLKEEHEEKIRLFEERLAFEELQKQRLLEEVTNLKKIRELREEKLRLANTVNKDSKVEEVQRLIEEREQEVARLTKQIELDDSELYRSTKAKMFSSSSVEDSVPDKVPKDEIKLQSSSKAFLGTSSELPDISEKGASSKKEEEKSSKKPLAAAAAATVGAAAATGVASGAAAKNGKRSNSLKKGWKKIFSDSKEKPVAKPTSSLTKSTPKPAAKAVPVAAPKPAYSKASTAPTDSEYESYSEYEEVSDSEFDQHKNDPDYFEISEEEFLKHKARIQN